The Pedobacter mucosus genome window below encodes:
- a CDS encoding ROK family protein: MVNNKNPENTNVLSIDIGGTSIKSVLLDENGNMVNEYIKSKTPLEATPKDIVSGIVELIKPFPDSYNRVSIGFPGYVRNGIVKTAPNLAKNKWEDIDLAQQVANILGKPVRLVNDADQQGLGIVSGKGFEIVFTVGTGFGTALLFDGELLPHLELAHFPINKEEDYDDYIGNKAFEKIGTERWNKRLKKVIEIYKTVFNYDSLYIGGGNSKNINFKLENNIKIVTNRDGIKGGAKLWKLADKYNIFTVNPEK; encoded by the coding sequence ATGGTGAATAACAAAAATCCTGAAAATACAAATGTGTTATCAATTGATATCGGCGGAACCAGCATAAAGTCGGTTTTATTAGATGAAAACGGTAATATGGTAAATGAATATATCAAAAGCAAAACGCCTTTAGAAGCCACTCCGAAAGACATTGTATCAGGAATTGTAGAACTCATTAAACCATTTCCTGACAGTTATAATAGGGTTTCAATCGGATTTCCAGGTTATGTTAGAAATGGAATTGTTAAAACGGCTCCCAATCTTGCTAAAAATAAATGGGAAGATATTGATTTAGCACAACAGGTTGCAAATATATTAGGTAAACCTGTTAGGTTAGTTAACGATGCTGATCAACAAGGTTTAGGCATTGTTAGTGGTAAGGGTTTCGAAATTGTTTTCACTGTAGGGACTGGCTTTGGAACCGCCCTTTTATTTGACGGAGAATTGCTTCCACATTTGGAGCTTGCTCATTTTCCAATAAATAAGGAAGAAGATTATGATGATTATATAGGCAACAAAGCTTTTGAAAAAATTGGTACTGAAAGATGGAATAAACGTCTTAAAAAGGTTATTGAAATTTATAAAACCGTTTTCAATTATGATTCCTTGTACATTGGTGGTGGCAATTCTAAAAATATCAATTTTAAACTAGAAAATAATATCAAAATTGTAACCAATAGAGACGGAATTAAAGGTGGTGCAAAACTCTGGAAACTAGCAGATAAGTATAATATTTTTACAGTAAATCCTGAAAAGTAA
- the gndA gene encoding NADP-dependent phosphogluconate dehydrogenase — protein sequence MANLESQKYKLGMIGLGTMGRNLLLNMADKGFSVTGYDKDQKMISKLQEEGKSHQLEGFDDIEKFINTLQLPRTLILLVPAGPIVDSVIAELKPLLSKGDIIIDSGNSHFTDTNRRVDELEKDGLHFFGMGISGGEEGARFGPSMMPGGDKQAYNVVKEVFEAVSAKVGSDPCVTYIGPGASGHFVKMVHNGIEYAIMELIAEVYGILKNGLGYSNEQIYKTFKKWNEGKLQSFLLEITAEIFLFKDAETENDLLDKIKDEAKSKGTGKWTSEVSMELQLPIPTINEAVSNRDLSKFKNLRVSLENVFGKKDTKIEVSIEALEDAFYFSMISAYAQGMHLLVQASREYEYDLQLQEIAKIWRGGCIIRAKFLEDIYQAYDKNNALEHLFSDAGVQQIIKSTLAGTRETVSACINAGLGIPAFASTLTYFDTITTGRMPSNLIQAQRDFFGAHTFERIDQEGVFHAEWNKLS from the coding sequence ATGGCAAATCTCGAATCACAAAAATATAAATTGGGAATGATAGGTTTAGGCACAATGGGTCGAAACTTGTTACTAAATATGGCCGACAAAGGCTTTTCTGTTACTGGATATGATAAAGATCAGAAAATGATCTCTAAACTACAGGAAGAAGGAAAAAGCCATCAATTGGAAGGTTTTGATGATATTGAAAAATTCATTAACACTTTGCAATTACCACGTACGCTTATTTTACTGGTTCCTGCCGGACCAATTGTTGATAGCGTTATTGCCGAATTGAAGCCTTTACTAAGTAAAGGAGATATTATAATAGATAGCGGTAATTCTCATTTCACAGATACTAACCGCCGGGTTGATGAATTAGAAAAAGATGGTTTGCATTTTTTTGGCATGGGTATTTCTGGTGGCGAAGAAGGTGCTCGTTTTGGTCCGAGTATGATGCCAGGTGGCGATAAGCAAGCTTATAATGTAGTTAAAGAAGTTTTCGAAGCAGTTTCTGCAAAAGTTGGAAGCGATCCTTGCGTAACCTACATTGGTCCTGGGGCATCCGGACATTTTGTGAAAATGGTGCATAATGGAATAGAATACGCCATTATGGAACTTATTGCAGAAGTTTATGGCATTTTAAAAAATGGTTTAGGTTATAGCAACGAACAAATCTATAAAACTTTTAAAAAGTGGAATGAAGGTAAACTCCAATCCTTTCTCTTAGAAATAACCGCAGAAATTTTTCTTTTTAAAGATGCTGAAACGGAAAATGATTTATTAGATAAGATTAAGGACGAAGCAAAATCGAAAGGTACAGGAAAGTGGACTTCCGAAGTTTCAATGGAATTACAGTTGCCTATCCCGACTATAAATGAGGCGGTTTCAAATCGCGACCTTTCAAAATTCAAAAATCTTCGTGTTTCCTTGGAGAATGTTTTCGGTAAAAAAGATACCAAAATTGAGGTATCAATTGAAGCTTTGGAAGACGCCTTTTATTTCTCTATGATTAGTGCCTATGCACAAGGAATGCACTTATTAGTTCAGGCTTCTAGAGAATACGAATACGATTTGCAACTACAGGAAATCGCAAAAATCTGGCGAGGTGGATGTATTATCAGGGCTAAATTTTTAGAAGATATTTATCAGGCATATGATAAAAATAACGCTCTAGAACATTTATTTTCAGATGCTGGTGTTCAACAAATTATAAAAAGTACCTTAGCTGGTACGCGTGAAACTGTGTCTGCTTGTATAAACGCCGGATTAGGGATTCCTGCTTTCGCCTCTACCCTTACTTATTTTGATACCATTACTACTGGTAGAATGCCATCGAATTTAATTCAGGCTCAACGTGATTTCTTTGGGGCACATACTTTTGAACGTATTGATCAAGAAGGAGTTTTTCATGCAGAATGGAATAAATTATCATAA
- the zwf gene encoding glucose-6-phosphate dehydrogenase has protein sequence MKQKTALNPTIFVIFGGTGDLNKRKLAPALYNLFIEGYMPEKFAVIGTGRTEFTDDSYKAALEEAVNQFSRTGKVKQEKWDDFGNTIHYCPTDFAQPKTFENLKGAVDQYQKEYGKDTQVIFYLAVAPNFFPVIAEYLKKYKLTEDEDNSRIVIEKPFGHDLESAKELNKLLSSIFTEKQIYRIDHYLGKETVQNMMAFRFANALFEPLWNRTYIDHVQISVTEQLGVADRGGYYEGAGALRDMIQNHLLQLLCLVGMEAPISFDADEIRNRKVEVLRAMRPFSAEDIRFGTVRGQYGKGWVEGKEVPGYRQESSVDPHSNTESFAAVKFHIDNWRWQGIPFYLRTGKRLNQTSSLITIQFRDVPHQIFSSNVTENWQQNRLVISIQPEMSIRMQVQAKRPGLDMVLNPVDMVFDYKGTYDSDTPEAYETLLLDTMMGDQTLFMRGDQVEAAWELVMPILNTWESKKSINFPNYPADSWGPEEAEALIARDGFHWFNLPLNSKE, from the coding sequence ATGAAACAAAAAACCGCGTTAAACCCCACAATATTTGTAATATTTGGTGGTACAGGTGATTTAAATAAAAGAAAATTAGCCCCAGCTTTATACAACTTATTTATAGAGGGCTATATGCCCGAAAAGTTTGCTGTTATTGGTACGGGTAGAACGGAGTTTACCGATGACAGTTATAAAGCAGCGTTAGAGGAAGCCGTAAATCAATTTTCACGTACTGGCAAAGTAAAACAGGAAAAATGGGATGATTTCGGTAACACCATTCATTATTGCCCTACCGATTTTGCTCAACCTAAAACATTCGAAAATTTAAAAGGTGCTGTAGATCAATATCAAAAAGAATATGGGAAAGATACCCAGGTAATTTTTTACCTGGCTGTTGCGCCAAACTTCTTCCCGGTTATCGCAGAATACCTAAAAAAATACAAGCTTACTGAAGATGAAGATAATAGTCGAATTGTAATTGAAAAGCCTTTTGGTCATGATTTAGAATCGGCAAAAGAGTTAAATAAATTATTGAGCAGCATTTTCACAGAGAAGCAAATTTACCGCATTGATCATTATTTAGGTAAGGAAACTGTTCAAAATATGATGGCTTTCCGTTTCGCAAATGCGCTATTTGAGCCATTGTGGAATAGAACTTATATTGATCATGTACAAATTTCGGTTACGGAACAACTAGGCGTAGCAGATCGTGGTGGCTATTACGAAGGTGCTGGTGCTTTAAGGGATATGATTCAGAATCACTTATTGCAACTTTTATGCCTTGTAGGTATGGAAGCGCCAATTAGCTTCGATGCTGATGAAATTAGAAATCGGAAAGTTGAAGTTTTGAGAGCCATGCGCCCATTTTCCGCAGAAGATATTCGTTTTGGAACGGTTCGTGGTCAATACGGCAAAGGCTGGGTAGAAGGCAAAGAAGTTCCAGGTTATCGTCAGGAATCTAGCGTAGATCCACATTCAAATACCGAATCTTTCGCGGCTGTTAAATTTCATATTGATAACTGGAGATGGCAGGGAATCCCATTTTACTTGCGAACTGGAAAACGCTTAAATCAAACATCATCTTTGATAACCATCCAATTTAGGGATGTACCTCATCAAATATTTTCATCAAATGTTACTGAGAACTGGCAACAAAACAGGTTAGTCATCAGCATACAACCCGAAATGAGTATTCGTATGCAGGTTCAAGCTAAAAGACCAGGTTTGGATATGGTTCTAAATCCAGTTGATATGGTATTTGATTATAAAGGAACTTATGATAGCGATACACCAGAAGCTTACGAAACTTTACTGCTAGATACCATGATGGGTGATCAAACCTTATTTATGCGTGGGGATCAGGTCGAGGCTGCTTGGGAATTGGTTATGCCTATCCTGAATACTTGGGAGAGTAAAAAATCAATTAATTTTCCGAATTATCCGGCTGATAGTTGGGGACCAGAGGAAGCTGAGGCGTTAATTGCGAGAGATGGTTTCCATTGGTTTAATCTACCACTGAATAGTAAGGAATAA
- the pgl gene encoding 6-phosphogluconolactonase, translating to MNLLIYKTLEELNQDLADFIIKIAEVSIEENDRFNFVLTGGSSPKALYNLLATSGKDRIDWEKVYFFFGDERNVPADDKDYNGLMAKKALFDILGTAEDHIFYINTSLAPEQAAVEYKKAIDAHFKGDDLVFDLILLGMGDDAHTASIFPDTSLVKNSEVNIASVFVEKLNTYRISFTAPLINKAENVIFLVFGENKAEAIKHVVDDEQKNVNTYPAQLIDPIDGKLTFFVDEAATKLLN from the coding sequence ATGAATCTACTCATATACAAAACACTCGAAGAACTAAATCAGGATTTAGCTGATTTTATCATTAAGATAGCGGAAGTATCTATTGAAGAAAACGACAGATTTAACTTCGTCCTTACCGGTGGCAGCTCTCCAAAAGCACTTTACAATTTACTTGCAACATCAGGTAAAGACAGAATTGATTGGGAAAAGGTTTACTTCTTTTTTGGTGATGAACGCAATGTTCCTGCTGATGATAAAGATTATAACGGCTTAATGGCTAAAAAAGCATTGTTTGACATTTTGGGCACTGCAGAAGATCATATTTTTTATATTAATACTTCGCTAGCACCAGAGCAGGCAGCAGTTGAATACAAAAAAGCAATTGATGCGCATTTTAAAGGTGATGACCTTGTTTTCGACTTAATCCTGCTAGGTATGGGTGATGATGCCCATACGGCCTCCATATTTCCAGATACTAGTTTAGTTAAAAATAGTGAGGTTAATATTGCATCTGTTTTCGTAGAGAAATTAAATACTTACCGCATAAGTTTTACTGCACCTTTAATTAACAAAGCTGAAAACGTAATTTTCCTTGTTTTCGGCGAAAATAAGGCGGAAGCGATTAAACATGTAGTTGATGATGAGCAGAAAAACGTAAATACTTATCCAGCTCAATTAATAGATCCAATTGATGGAAAACTTACCTTTTTTGTTGACGAAGCCGCTACTAAACTTTTGAACTGA
- a CDS encoding DUF5655 domain-containing protein, producing MEFDQDNNKELSDFLNGKTEYTLELFRFFIESFSEIGKVNIHPTKSMLALESSHRFAYITQLGKNFIHVVFPFEQPLEDNLCFTKIAQVPGTKQYNHHLRIYLKADINEEVKDFMKLAYHK from the coding sequence ATGGAATTTGATCAGGATAATAATAAAGAACTATCAGATTTTTTAAACGGAAAAACGGAATATACACTTGAGTTATTCCGTTTTTTTATTGAATCATTTTCTGAAATCGGTAAAGTAAACATCCATCCTACAAAATCGATGCTTGCGTTAGAATCTTCACATCGCTTTGCATACATTACTCAATTGGGTAAGAATTTTATTCATGTTGTATTTCCTTTTGAGCAACCTCTCGAAGATAATTTATGCTTCACTAAAATTGCTCAGGTTCCTGGAACCAAACAGTACAATCATCATTTAAGAATATATTTAAAAGCAGATATTAATGAAGAAGTAAAAGATTTTATGAAACTTGCTTATCATAAATAG
- a CDS encoding Ppx/GppA phosphatase family protein codes for MLRYAAIDIGSNAVRLLIADISKQDGKFKYKKNTFIRVPLRLGDDAFLDQHISDKKSADLVKTMAAFKHLMDVYHVSEYLACATSAMREAKNGQDVVKLIKQETDLTIEIIEGQREANIIYANHIEVDLDENKTYLYIDVGGGSTELSVFVKGVPEASRSFNVGTIRILDNQDKEETWEEMKIWVKENTKAHKHLAGIGTGGNINKLFRMSDEKESAPLSLQKLNALYNKLTSYSLKERINILGLNTDRADVIIPACEIYLTLMKWTGIKQIYVPKVGMADGIIKLLIEENLDK; via the coding sequence ATGTTAAGATATGCAGCTATAGATATCGGTTCCAATGCAGTTAGGCTACTTATTGCAGATATTAGTAAACAAGATGGAAAGTTCAAATATAAAAAAAACACTTTCATCCGCGTACCATTGCGATTAGGTGATGATGCTTTTTTAGACCAACATATTTCAGATAAAAAATCAGCTGACCTCGTTAAAACTATGGCAGCCTTTAAACATTTGATGGATGTTTACCATGTGTCAGAATACCTTGCTTGCGCAACATCAGCTATGCGGGAAGCAAAGAACGGACAAGATGTTGTAAAATTAATAAAGCAGGAAACTGATTTAACAATCGAAATTATTGAAGGGCAAAGGGAAGCTAATATTATTTATGCAAACCATATTGAAGTTGATTTAGATGAAAATAAAACCTATTTATACATTGATGTTGGCGGTGGTTCAACGGAACTCTCGGTTTTCGTAAAAGGTGTGCCCGAAGCTTCAAGATCTTTCAATGTTGGAACGATTAGAATATTGGATAATCAAGATAAAGAGGAAACTTGGGAAGAAATGAAAATCTGGGTAAAGGAAAATACAAAAGCCCATAAACACTTAGCTGGAATTGGTACTGGTGGCAATATTAACAAGCTTTTTAGAATGTCCGACGAAAAGGAAAGCGCACCGTTATCTTTGCAAAAATTGAATGCGCTTTATAATAAGCTGACCAGTTACTCTTTAAAAGAAAGAATAAATATTTTAGGATTAAATACAGATCGGGCAGATGTTATTATTCCCGCCTGTGAAATCTATTTAACATTGATGAAATGGACCGGAATTAAGCAGATTTATGTTCCGAAAGTTGGAATGGCAGATGGGATAATCAAACTGTTAATTGAAGAAAATTTAGATAAATAG
- the ppk1 gene encoding polyphosphate kinase 1 produces the protein MSKEKIPFFNREISWLYFNERVLQEAADETVPLIERIKFLSIFSSNLEEFYRVRVATMTRLTNLNEKAKALLGFNPKKILNEIKNIVVKQERKFEQLFQATLINELAQNRIFILNDTQLNVSRGEFVKNHFRDKILSNLVPIMLDIDKPFPELKGKFLYFFVKLSKQDTKLREKYALIEIPPNLPRFLVLPETNDLKFIILAEDIIRYCLDDIFYIFSYDKLEAFSIQLTRDAELDIDKNINDKFIEDLKNSLEKRKKGKPMRLLYDSAMPLNMLTVLVNKLKLEAESLIPGNRYHKFGDFISFPNVGSKALEYPPNVPLKVHGLHRTESVFAKIAQRDYLVNLPYQSYDYIILFLREAAIDPKVVEIQITLYRLAENSKVINALINAAKNGKAVSVLLELKARFDEQANIFWTSRLMEEGVKVNYGLTDYKVHSKICLVKRIEKDKPVYYANLATGNFNEKTAGLYCDHSIFTAKKEITNDLVKLFDALNKRTVTKGFKHLIVSPLESRSKMINFINREIRNAKAGKLAYILLKANSLADEGIISKLYDASNAGVKIQLIIRGICCLVPGVKGFSENITAISIIDKFLEHARVYIFGNNGKNDMYLSSADLMSRNFEHRVEVGFPVLDPDVKQEIQDIIDLQLQDNTKSRQINALNNNKYHKNRLSKKTRAQVDIYNYLKTKHQS, from the coding sequence ATGAGCAAAGAGAAAATTCCATTTTTTAATCGCGAAATAAGTTGGTTATATTTTAATGAACGTGTGCTACAAGAGGCCGCAGATGAAACAGTACCTTTAATAGAGCGGATTAAGTTTTTATCTATTTTTTCCTCTAATCTGGAAGAATTTTATCGAGTGCGTGTGGCCACCATGACGCGTTTAACTAACCTTAATGAAAAGGCGAAAGCGCTTTTAGGTTTTAACCCAAAAAAAATTTTAAATGAAATAAAAAATATCGTTGTAAAGCAGGAACGTAAATTTGAGCAGCTTTTTCAGGCAACTTTAATAAATGAACTTGCTCAAAATAGAATATTTATCTTAAATGATACGCAGCTGAATGTAAGTAGGGGTGAGTTTGTTAAAAATCATTTTAGAGATAAAATCCTTTCCAATTTGGTGCCAATCATGTTGGATATTGATAAACCTTTCCCTGAATTAAAAGGTAAATTCTTATATTTCTTCGTCAAACTATCTAAGCAAGATACCAAGTTAAGAGAGAAATATGCATTAATTGAGATACCACCTAACTTGCCCAGGTTTTTAGTTTTACCAGAAACTAATGATTTAAAGTTTATCATACTTGCTGAAGATATTATCCGCTATTGCTTGGATGACATATTTTATATCTTTTCTTATGATAAATTAGAGGCTTTTTCTATTCAATTAACAAGAGATGCCGAACTTGATATTGATAAAAATATCAATGATAAGTTTATCGAGGATTTAAAAAACAGTTTAGAAAAGCGTAAAAAAGGTAAACCAATGCGTTTGCTTTATGATTCTGCAATGCCTTTAAACATGCTTACCGTTTTGGTAAATAAATTAAAGCTCGAAGCTGAAAGTTTAATACCCGGTAATCGTTACCATAAATTCGGAGATTTTATTTCCTTTCCAAATGTTGGATCAAAAGCATTGGAATATCCTCCGAATGTTCCTTTAAAAGTGCATGGCTTGCATAGAACAGAAAGTGTTTTTGCTAAAATCGCACAGCGGGATTATTTGGTCAACCTTCCATATCAATCTTACGATTACATTATTTTATTTTTGCGGGAAGCTGCAATCGATCCTAAAGTGGTCGAAATACAGATCACTTTATATCGCTTGGCAGAAAATTCAAAAGTGATAAATGCGCTTATAAATGCGGCAAAAAATGGTAAAGCTGTTTCGGTTTTATTAGAGTTAAAAGCCCGCTTTGATGAACAGGCAAATATTTTTTGGACCAGCCGCTTGATGGAAGAAGGTGTTAAAGTAAATTATGGTTTAACAGATTATAAAGTACACTCCAAAATATGTTTGGTTAAGCGTATTGAAAAAGATAAACCGGTTTATTATGCAAATTTAGCAACTGGTAATTTCAACGAGAAAACAGCTGGATTATATTGTGATCACAGTATTTTTACTGCTAAAAAAGAAATTACAAACGATTTAGTTAAGCTTTTTGATGCGCTAAATAAGCGAACAGTAACCAAAGGTTTTAAGCATTTAATTGTTTCTCCGTTGGAAAGCAGATCTAAAATGATCAACTTCATTAACCGTGAAATTAGAAATGCCAAGGCTGGAAAACTTGCTTACATACTGCTAAAAGCAAATAGTTTGGCAGATGAAGGTATCATCTCTAAGCTCTACGATGCGAGCAATGCAGGCGTAAAAATTCAACTGATTATTAGGGGAATTTGCTGTTTAGTTCCCGGCGTAAAAGGCTTTAGCGAAAACATTACAGCAATAAGCATTATTGATAAATTTTTGGAACACGCCAGGGTTTATATTTTTGGGAATAATGGCAAAAATGATATGTATTTATCATCCGCAGATTTAATGAGTCGCAATTTTGAACATAGAGTTGAGGTCGGTTTCCCAGTTCTAGATCCAGATGTTAAACAAGAGATTCAGGATATTATTGATTTGCAATTGCAAGATAATACCAAATCTAGGCAGATTAACGCCTTAAATAATAACAAATACCATAAAAACAGATTGAGCAAAAAAACTAGGGCTCAGGTAGACATTTATAATTACTTAAAAACCAAGCACCAATCGTAA
- a CDS encoding YajQ family cyclic di-GMP-binding protein has protein sequence MPSFDIVSKVDAQTLDNAINNAKKEILNRFDFNGSKSTVDLDKKTNVVTIVTEDDMRLKAITDSIITRMMKQNLDPKSLDFGKETQASGNMIRKEITIKEGLDKEAAKKVVAKIKASGLKVQPAIMDDQIRVTAKKLDDLQAVISLCRGEDFGQPLQFINMRN, from the coding sequence ATGCCTTCTTTTGATATTGTGAGTAAAGTTGATGCGCAAACACTTGATAATGCGATTAATAATGCCAAAAAGGAAATCCTAAACCGATTCGATTTCAATGGCTCAAAAAGTACAGTCGATTTGGATAAAAAAACAAATGTTGTAACCATTGTTACAGAAGATGATATGCGCTTAAAAGCCATTACAGATTCTATTATTACCAGAATGATGAAGCAAAATTTAGATCCAAAAAGTTTAGATTTTGGGAAAGAAACTCAAGCATCTGGCAATATGATTCGTAAAGAAATTACGATTAAAGAAGGTTTAGATAAAGAAGCTGCAAAAAAAGTTGTTGCGAAAATTAAGGCTAGTGGTTTAAAAGTTCAACCAGCCATAATGGATGATCAAATTAGGGTTACCGCTAAAAAATTAGATGATTTACAAGCTGTGATTAGCTTATGCCGTGGTGAAGACTTCGGACAACCTTTGCAGTTTATTAATATGCGCAATTAA
- a CDS encoding DUF4142 domain-containing protein produces the protein MKKVFLIGTAIALTLSFQACQTADKKSSTTKDSVSGDTTMVNGNHVVGAESTETGVDEEGATFLKSAAAGGMMEVEAAKIAQKNASNSTVKDFAAKMLADHTKANKELKTLALNNKVITPDSLGAEEQMHLKEMKKMTGASFDKHYMDMMVTDHDKTVNLFKQGLTNKDQDIKAFAKKTLVVIEEHDKMAKDIVANLK, from the coding sequence ATGAAAAAAGTATTTTTAATAGGAACAGCGATTGCCCTAACCCTATCTTTTCAAGCTTGCCAAACGGCAGATAAAAAATCATCAACAACTAAAGATAGCGTTTCTGGAGATACCACAATGGTAAATGGAAACCACGTTGTTGGTGCCGAAAGTACGGAAACAGGGGTTGATGAAGAAGGTGCAACATTTTTAAAGTCTGCTGCAGCTGGTGGAATGATGGAAGTAGAAGCTGCTAAAATTGCGCAAAAGAATGCTAGTAATTCAACAGTAAAAGATTTTGCTGCTAAAATGCTTGCTGATCATACTAAAGCAAACAAAGAATTGAAAACATTAGCACTTAATAATAAGGTAATAACACCAGATTCTTTAGGTGCAGAAGAACAAATGCATTTAAAAGAAATGAAAAAAATGACTGGCGCATCCTTTGATAAACATTATATGGATATGATGGTTACAGATCACGATAAAACTGTAAATCTATTTAAACAAGGTCTTACTAACAAAGATCAGGATATTAAAGCATTTGCGAAAAAGACACTTGTTGTAATTGAAGAACATGATAAAATGGCGAAAGATATCGTAGCAAATCTGAAATAG
- a CDS encoding S8 family peptidase — translation MNNYIMKALFGVALVSAVPFLANAQKPNWQNLDLKTDTTFGISTEKAYKELLKGKKSTRVIVAVNDGGVDAQHEDLKRIMWVNAKEIAGNGKDDDKNGYIDDIHGWNFLGGPKESINNETLELTRLVRRDQVRFASATDANVAEKDKKDFADFKTQRADLEKQLAEAKGNLAGINGFKNALDAVVKKIGKENPTAEDFANFKPTTDIEGRIQSALAEPLKETTFKAFYEDQIMEGVKYYSQQANYNLNVDFDPRGIVGDDPNNSKEKFYGNNDVAGPDATHGTHVSGIIAADRTNKLGIMGVADNVVIMGVRCTPNGDERDKDVANAIRYAVDNGAKVINMSFGKAYSWDKATVDAAVKYAVDKDVLLVHAAGNDNKDLEIENNFPTQKYLDGTIASSWITVGASGPKDDETLKASFSNFGKTQVDVFAPGVNINSTVPGSKYKEENGTSMASPVVAGLAALIRSYYPKLTAVQVKDIIMKSVSKVNHNVSYKKGEGPDAPDVSVPFSDLCVSGGIVNAYNALKMAATYDGKSVAK, via the coding sequence ATGAATAATTATATTATGAAAGCGCTATTTGGTGTTGCACTTGTAAGTGCAGTTCCATTTTTAGCAAATGCTCAGAAACCGAATTGGCAAAATTTAGATCTTAAAACTGATACTACTTTTGGGATTAGTACCGAAAAAGCTTATAAAGAACTTCTAAAAGGAAAAAAATCTACCCGAGTAATTGTTGCTGTAAACGATGGTGGCGTAGATGCTCAACACGAAGATTTGAAGCGCATTATGTGGGTTAATGCAAAAGAAATCGCGGGGAATGGCAAAGACGATGACAAAAATGGCTACATAGATGATATTCATGGATGGAATTTTTTAGGTGGTCCGAAGGAATCTATTAATAATGAAACCTTAGAACTAACGCGTTTGGTTCGTCGTGATCAAGTTAGATTTGCAAGTGCAACTGATGCAAACGTAGCAGAAAAGGATAAAAAAGATTTTGCTGATTTTAAAACGCAAAGGGCTGATTTAGAAAAACAACTAGCGGAAGCAAAAGGAAATTTAGCTGGGATTAATGGTTTTAAAAATGCATTAGATGCCGTAGTTAAAAAAATTGGAAAAGAGAATCCCACAGCTGAAGATTTCGCAAATTTTAAACCGACTACAGATATTGAAGGTCGTATTCAAAGTGCTTTAGCTGAGCCGCTTAAAGAAACAACATTTAAAGCGTTTTATGAGGATCAAATTATGGAAGGCGTTAAATACTATAGTCAACAAGCCAATTACAACCTAAATGTAGATTTTGATCCTCGTGGTATTGTTGGTGATGATCCGAATAATAGTAAAGAAAAGTTTTACGGTAATAATGATGTTGCTGGTCCGGATGCAACGCATGGAACTCATGTTTCAGGAATTATAGCTGCTGATAGAACTAACAAACTGGGTATAATGGGTGTTGCGGATAATGTGGTGATTATGGGCGTTCGTTGTACACCAAATGGTGATGAACGTGATAAAGATGTAGCAAATGCAATCCGTTATGCGGTTGATAATGGAGCAAAAGTTATCAATATGAGTTTTGGAAAAGCTTACAGCTGGGATAAAGCTACAGTAGACGCGGCTGTTAAATATGCAGTTGATAAAGACGTACTTTTAGTGCATGCAGCAGGTAACGATAATAAAGACTTAGAAATCGAGAATAACTTTCCGACTCAAAAGTACTTGGATGGAACCATTGCAAGTTCATGGATTACAGTTGGTGCATCTGGTCCGAAGGATGATGAAACCTTAAAGGCAAGTTTCTCAAATTTTGGGAAAACGCAGGTTGATGTTTTTGCTCCCGGTGTAAATATTAATTCAACTGTTCCCGGATCAAAATATAAAGAAGAAAATGGTACCAGTATGGCATCGCCGGTTGTTGCAGGTTTAGCGGCATTAATTCGTTCTTATTATCCAAAACTAACGGCAGTTCAAGTAAAAGATATCATCATGAAATCGGTGTCGAAAGTAAACCACAATGTATCCTACAAAAAAGGCGAAGGTCCGGATGCTCCAGATGTTTCTGTTCCTTTCTCTGATTTATGTGTAAGCGGTGGTATTGTTAATGCTTACAATGCATTAAAAATGGCTGCTACTTATGATGGTAAATCGGTTGCAAAATAA